One Neisseria sicca genomic region harbors:
- a CDS encoding BCCT family transporter, with translation MSLFHFLRNRSSFNPFVVSVTLSFVLLVIGIALLIPQQAETVLNAAKTGIFKNFSWFYILAFSAFFFFLLALSVSSFGNIKLGSNEEEPEFSFWSWLAMLFAAGMGVGLMFFGVAEPLTHYLSPITEGSSGARQQDALLHTLFHWGVHAWSVYAAMALALAYFAFRYKLPLSLRSCFYPLLKEKIDGKAGDIIDILALVATLFGIITTLGFGAAQLGAGLAQIGWISENTFSVQTIVIFAVMGLAVASAASGIGKGVKMLSEMNLTLAFVLMVFVLATGPTLHLLSAFNDNLGTYLSNLVQLSFKTYSYEQNHTEWFGGWTILYWAWWCSWAPFVGLFIARISRGRTIREFIFGVLAVPSLFCVIWFTIFGDTAIWINDHTAAGALGELTGTPEKLLFRFLEYLPLPTLTGLVSLMVIALFFITSADSGIYVLNNIASRDKSVAAPRWQAVMWGLLMSAAAIVLLRFGGLPTLQTMTLIVALPFALLMLIMCFSLWRGLNADHKYFTTAVTPSSVYWSGDNWQDRLERMLNQTQEQDILKFLKTTALPAMRELGEELSDKYSLSVDIQTHFDREEPAVEFTIHKESLRDFMYGIKTIKREVSEQLIKDGHLPHIRHNVTYEPYTYFFDGRSGYDVQYMNRRELIADILKQYERYLNLLTDVGQELMSHQQTELAE, from the coding sequence TTGTCTTTATTTCATTTCTTACGCAACCGCTCTTCGTTCAATCCCTTCGTCGTTTCCGTTACGCTGTCCTTCGTGCTGCTGGTCATCGGCATCGCGCTTTTGATTCCGCAGCAGGCAGAAACCGTCCTCAATGCCGCCAAAACAGGCATTTTCAAAAACTTCAGTTGGTTTTACATCTTGGCGTTTTCAGCCTTCTTCTTCTTCCTGCTCGCACTTTCAGTCAGCAGCTTCGGCAACATCAAGCTGGGCAGCAACGAAGAAGAACCTGAATTTAGCTTTTGGTCTTGGCTCGCCATGCTGTTCGCGGCGGGTATGGGGGTCGGGTTGATGTTTTTCGGTGTCGCCGAACCGCTCACCCACTATCTGTCCCCCATCACCGAAGGCAGCAGCGGCGCAAGGCAGCAGGACGCGTTGCTCCACACCCTCTTCCACTGGGGCGTACATGCCTGGTCGGTTTACGCCGCCATGGCGTTGGCGCTCGCCTATTTCGCCTTCCGTTACAAACTCCCGCTTTCCCTGCGCTCCTGCTTTTATCCGCTGTTGAAAGAGAAAATCGACGGTAAGGCAGGCGACATCATCGACATACTCGCGCTGGTCGCCACCCTGTTCGGCATCATTACCACGCTTGGTTTCGGCGCGGCGCAGTTGGGTGCGGGCTTGGCACAAATCGGCTGGATAAGCGAAAACACCTTTTCCGTACAAACCATCGTGATTTTCGCCGTCATGGGTTTGGCGGTCGCCTCCGCCGCCTCCGGCATAGGCAAAGGCGTCAAAATGTTGAGCGAGATGAACTTGACCCTTGCTTTTGTACTGATGGTTTTCGTCCTCGCCACCGGCCCGACCCTCCACCTGCTCTCCGCCTTCAACGACAACCTCGGCACTTACCTGAGCAACCTCGTACAACTCAGTTTCAAAACATACAGCTACGAACAAAACCATACCGAATGGTTCGGCGGCTGGACCATCTTATACTGGGCATGGTGGTGTTCTTGGGCGCCTTTCGTCGGACTCTTCATCGCCCGCATCTCGCGCGGACGCACCATACGCGAATTCATTTTCGGCGTTTTGGCGGTTCCCTCCCTGTTCTGCGTCATCTGGTTTACCATCTTCGGCGATACCGCCATCTGGATTAACGACCACACCGCAGCAGGCGCATTGGGCGAATTGACCGGCACACCCGAAAAACTCCTCTTCCGCTTCCTCGAATACCTCCCCCTGCCGACCCTCACAGGGCTTGTCAGCCTCATGGTGATCGCCCTCTTCTTCATCACCTCCGCCGACTCCGGCATTTACGTCCTCAACAACATCGCCTCCCGCGACAAAAGCGTGGCCGCCCCGCGCTGGCAGGCAGTGATGTGGGGGCTGTTGATGTCCGCCGCCGCCATTGTCCTTTTGCGCTTCGGCGGACTGCCCACCCTGCAAACCATGACCCTCATCGTCGCCCTGCCTTTCGCCCTGCTCATGCTGATCATGTGTTTCAGCCTATGGCGCGGATTAAATGCCGACCACAAATACTTTACGACCGCCGTCACCCCCTCCAGCGTCTATTGGAGCGGCGACAACTGGCAGGACAGGCTCGAGCGTATGCTGAACCAAACGCAGGAACAAGACATCCTCAAATTCCTCAAAACCACCGCCCTGCCCGCCATGCGCGAATTGGGCGAGGAATTGTCCGACAAATACAGCCTGAGCGTCGACATCCAAACCCACTTTGACCGCGAAGAACCTGCCGTCGAATTCACCATCCACAAAGAGTCCCTGCGCGACTTCATGTACGGCATTAAAACCATCAAGCGCGAAGTGTCCGAACAGCTTATCAAAGACGGCCACCTCCCGCACATCCGCCACAACGTCACCTACGAGCCCTACACCTACTTCTTCGACGGTCGCAGCGGCTACGACGTGCAATACATGAACCGCCGCGAACTCATCGCCGACATCCTCAAGCAGTACGAGCGTTACCTCAACCTCCTGACCGATGTCGGACAAGAACTCATGTCGCACCAGCAAACCGAATTGGCGGAATAA
- a CDS encoding methyltransferase encodes MFPIIPTDRAAAEWRNESTQKPPKQAVYVHESNAADILKNAHAHTATVWTGDFHNAKQVLAAMKKRVRRSSEKTKNAPADIQTAFHTHRMKQAQQSRVLNMLAVEIGAGFQLSNPRAPDVRAALADVYAEPNDTPFLLPLNQLLGFIGAHEWHKKGIEIPQLDGKIHVPFGVFSPLRGEYLDLIAQAPLNPHIQTAFDIGTGSGVIAAILAKRGISEIIATDTNPKAIACATANLARLGLDKQVVVQAVDLFPEGRADLIVCNPPWLPAKPTSAVEAALYDPDNAMLTAFLNGVQQHLNPQGEAWLIISDLAEHLHLRDRDFLEQCFQTTSLEVADILKTKPRHRKAADESDPLAFARNRETTYLYRLKAKS; translated from the coding sequence ATGTTCCCCATTATCCCCACCGACCGCGCCGCTGCCGAATGGCGCAACGAAAGCACGCAGAAGCCGCCCAAGCAGGCGGTTTATGTGCATGAAAGCAATGCCGCCGATATTCTGAAAAACGCCCACGCCCACACGGCAACCGTTTGGACGGGCGATTTCCACAACGCCAAGCAAGTCTTGGCAGCGATGAAAAAGCGCGTCCGCAGGTCGTCTGAAAAAACGAAAAACGCTCCCGCCGATATTCAGACGGCCTTCCACACCCACCGTATGAAACAGGCGCAGCAAAGCCGCGTGCTGAATATGCTTGCCGTCGAAATCGGCGCGGGTTTTCAGTTAAGCAACCCGCGCGCACCCGATGTCCGCGCTGCCCTTGCCGATGTGTACGCCGAACCGAATGACACACCGTTTTTGCTGCCGCTCAACCAGCTTTTGGGCTTTATCGGCGCACACGAATGGCACAAAAAAGGCATAGAGATTCCGCAGCTTGACGGCAAAATCCATGTTCCCTTCGGCGTGTTCTCGCCCCTGCGCGGCGAATATTTGGACTTAATCGCCCAAGCACCGTTAAATCCCCATATTCAGACGGCCTTCGACATCGGCACAGGTTCCGGCGTTATCGCCGCCATCCTCGCCAAACGCGGCATTTCCGAAATCATCGCTACCGATACCAACCCCAAAGCCATCGCCTGCGCAACCGCCAACCTCGCCCGCTTGGGGCTGGACAAACAAGTCGTCGTCCAAGCCGTCGATTTGTTTCCCGAAGGACGCGCCGACCTGATTGTCTGCAACCCGCCGTGGCTGCCCGCCAAACCGACTTCCGCCGTCGAAGCCGCCCTCTACGACCCCGACAACGCCATGCTGACCGCCTTCTTAAACGGCGTGCAGCAGCATTTAAACCCACAAGGCGAAGCATGGTTAATCATTTCCGACTTGGCGGAACATCTGCACCTGCGCGACCGCGATTTTCTGGAACAATGTTTTCAGACGACCTCTTTAGAAGTGGCCGATATTCTGAAAACCAAACCGCGCCACCGCAAAGCCGCCGACGAATCCGACCCGCTCGCCTTCGCCCGCAATCGGGAAACCACTTATCTCTATCGTTTGAAAGCGAAGTCCTGA
- a CDS encoding IS630 family transposase (programmed frameshift) — protein sequence MAYSADLRNKALNYYEQCKNISQTAVTFNLSRNTLYLWIRLKKQTGSLKHQVTGLNAVKLDRQKLAQYVGQDQDAYLHEIAKHFDCTPAAVCYALKQMGMTRKKRPTTYKEQDPAKVTHYLTQLAEFSDYQRVYLDETGFDRYLFRPYARSPKGQIVKAQISGKRYRRLSLVSAQVGNRLIAPMVYQNTMTGVFFEAWFQQCLLPALTQKSVIILDNARFHRMGVLREMAEKWGHKVLPLAPYSPELNPIEKVWANIKRYLRTVLSDYARFDDALLSYFDFN from the exons ATGGCATACTCTGCGGACTTAAGAAACAAAGCTTTAAACTATTACGAACAATGCAAAAATATCAGCCAAACCGCAGTAACGTTTAACTTGTCAAGAAACACGCTTTACCTGTGGATTCGCCTTAAAAAGCAAACAGGCAGCCTAAAACATCAAGTTACCGGTCTAAATGCCGTCAAATTGGATAGGCAAAAACTGGCTCAATATGTTGGGCAAGACCAGGATGCCTATCTGCATGAAATCGCCAAACATTTTGATTGTACGCCAGCCGCCGTTTGCTATGCACTCAAACAGATGGGGATGACGCGCAAAAAAAGAC CCACCACTTACAAAGAACAAGACCCGGCCAAAGTGACGCATTATTTGACACAGCTGGCCGAATTTTCCGACTACCAACGCGTTTATTTGGATGAAACAGGATTTGACCGCTACCTGTTCCGTCCCTATGCCCGCAGCCCGAAAGGGCAAATAGTGAAAGCGCAGATAAGTGGAAAAAGATACCGACGCTTATCTCTGGTGTCCGCACAAGTCGGCAACCGGCTGATTGCTCCGATGGTTTATCAAAATACGATGACCGGAGTCTTTTTTGAAGCGTGGTTTCAGCAATGCCTACTGCCCGCATTGACTCAAAAATCGGTGATTATTTTAGATAATGCACGATTTCACCGTATGGGTGTCTTACGGGAAATGGCGGAAAAATGGGGACATAAGGTATTGCCTCTTGCACCTTATTCACCTGAGCTCAACCCGATTGAGAAGGTGTGGGCGAATATTAAGCGGTATCTGCGAACCGTATTGTCTGATTACGCCCGATTTGACGATGCGCTACTGTCCTATTTTGATTTTAATTGA
- a CDS encoding pseudouridine synthase, producing MKKRSNPLPLLNGVKPSYLVLPHEKPFYGLPLLHFLCVRFPFVGEDNWRRRLNSGFVVDADGAPFDEHTLFEPGKTMFYYRETSSDSEPVIPFEEKILHIDDHLIVVDKPHFLPVIPSGRFLRETLLTRLRLRLRPELQHLNVADITPVHRLDKDTAGVMLLSHNPATRRDYQTMFQEKSVRKTYHAVAPTRTDLVYPLDVVSRMVRGERFFTTQETEGEPNAHTTVELLENRGEFSLYRLTPHTGKKHQLRVHMMRLGMPLLNDALYPTPLAVGDEDYEKPLKLLAKRIEFTDPIRGQERIFESGFEL from the coding sequence ATGAAAAAACGCTCCAACCCCCTCCCGCTTTTAAACGGCGTCAAACCCAGCTATTTGGTGCTGCCGCACGAAAAACCGTTTTACGGCCTGCCCCTGTTGCATTTCCTCTGCGTCCGCTTTCCCTTTGTCGGCGAGGACAACTGGCGCAGGCGTTTGAACAGCGGCTTCGTCGTCGATGCAGACGGCGCGCCGTTTGACGAACACACGCTGTTCGAGCCGGGCAAAACCATGTTTTATTACCGTGAAACCAGCAGCGACAGCGAACCCGTCATTCCGTTTGAAGAAAAAATCCTACACATCGACGACCATCTGATTGTCGTTGACAAACCGCATTTTCTGCCCGTTATCCCCAGCGGACGTTTTTTGCGCGAAACCCTGCTGACCCGCCTGCGCCTGCGCCTGCGGCCGGAATTGCAGCATTTGAACGTAGCAGACATTACGCCGGTTCACCGCTTGGACAAAGATACGGCGGGCGTGATGCTGCTGTCGCACAATCCTGCCACGCGCCGCGATTATCAAACGATGTTTCAGGAAAAAAGCGTCCGTAAAACCTATCACGCCGTCGCGCCGACGCGGACGGATTTGGTATATCCCTTGGACGTGGTTTCGCGCATGGTGCGCGGGGAACGGTTTTTCACGACGCAGGAAACCGAAGGCGAGCCGAACGCCCATACGACGGTCGAATTGCTTGAAAACCGCGGCGAATTCAGCCTCTACCGGCTGACGCCGCATACGGGGAAAAAACACCAGCTTCGGGTGCATATGATGCGTTTGGGCATGCCGCTGCTAAACGACGCGCTTTATCCCACCCCTTTGGCGGTGGGCGATGAAGATTATGAAAAACCTTTGAAACTACTGGCAAAACGGATTGAGTTTACCGACCCGATCAGAGGGCAAGAACGGATATTTGAAAGCGGATTTGAGTTATAA
- a CDS encoding glutamate-5-semialdehyde dehydrogenase, translating to MQNIQDYVRHTASAAKQASYVVAAAETAQKNAALLRTAELIKHHQTAILAANAQDMEQAAQKGLNDALLDRLRLTEKTIDNMCEGLRQIAALPDPVGEMDEFRTRENGLQIGKMRVPLGVVGIIYESRPNVTIDAAALCLKSGNACVLRGGSEAFNSNMALSKLITQALVENGLSAATVSLIENTDRESVGAMLKSPEFIDVVIPRGGKSLVSRIAAEARVPVIKHLDGICHVYIDRAADAEKAVNIAFNAKTSRYGTCNTMETLLVHQSRAAEILPVLAEKYAARDVELRGCPRTLSILPHIQTASEEDWDTEYLAPILSVKIVDSLEEAVAHINTHGSHHTDSIVTESYTDARTFLRTVDSASVMVNASTRFADGFEYGLGAEIGISTDKIHVRGPVGLHGLTSQKWIVLGDGQVRS from the coding sequence ATGCAAAACATCCAAGACTACGTCCGCCACACCGCGTCCGCCGCCAAGCAGGCTTCCTATGTTGTCGCCGCCGCCGAAACCGCGCAAAAAAACGCCGCGCTCCTGCGCACCGCCGAACTCATCAAACACCATCAAACCGCCATCCTCGCCGCCAACGCTCAAGATATGGAACAGGCCGCGCAGAAAGGTTTGAACGACGCCCTGCTCGACCGCCTGCGGCTGACCGAAAAAACCATAGACAATATGTGCGAAGGTTTGCGCCAGATTGCCGCCCTGCCCGACCCCGTCGGCGAAATGGACGAATTCCGCACCCGCGAAAACGGCCTGCAAATCGGCAAAATGCGCGTACCGTTGGGCGTTGTCGGCATCATTTACGAATCCCGCCCCAACGTAACCATCGATGCCGCCGCCCTCTGCCTCAAATCCGGCAACGCCTGCGTCCTGCGCGGTGGCAGCGAAGCCTTCAACAGCAATATGGCGCTCTCCAAACTGATTACGCAGGCGTTAGTTGAAAACGGCCTGTCCGCAGCAACCGTCAGCCTGATTGAAAACACCGACCGCGAAAGCGTCGGCGCCATGCTGAAAAGTCCCGAGTTTATCGACGTCGTCATCCCGCGCGGCGGCAAGTCGCTGGTTTCCCGCATCGCCGCCGAAGCCCGCGTGCCCGTCATCAAACACCTCGACGGCATCTGCCACGTCTATATCGACCGCGCCGCCGACGCCGAAAAAGCCGTCAACATCGCCTTCAACGCCAAAACCTCGCGCTATGGCACCTGCAACACCATGGAAACCCTGCTCGTCCACCAAAGCCGCGCCGCCGAAATCCTGCCCGTATTGGCGGAGAAATATGCCGCCCGCGACGTCGAGCTGCGCGGCTGCCCGCGTACCCTTTCCATCCTGCCCCACATTCAGACGGCCTCCGAAGAAGACTGGGACACCGAATACCTCGCCCCCATCCTCTCCGTCAAAATCGTCGACAGCCTCGAAGAAGCCGTCGCCCACATCAACACCCACGGCAGCCACCACACCGACAGCATCGTAACCGAATCCTACACCGACGCCCGCACCTTCCTGCGCACGGTCGACAGCGCCAGCGTCATGGTCAATGCCTCCACCCGCTTCGCTGACGGCTTCGAGTACGGCCTCGGCGCGGAAATCGGCATTTCCACCGACAAAATCCACGTCCGCGGCCCCGTCGGTCTGCACGGGCTGACTTCGCAGAAATGGATTGTCTTGGGCGACGGGCAGGTACGTTCGTAA
- a CDS encoding D-alanyl-D-alanine carboxypeptidase family protein — MKKTLSVLIAAMMITAAQAAPQAAKNNAAPAVAASEPAPAAASQPEAMMPSINSPDAPPAIAAAAYIVTDLHSHQVLASNNIDTQIEPASLTKMMTAYLTFKALENGTLRADQMLTVSDAGWKIEGSRMFLIPKVPASVSDLIKGMIVQSGNDAATTLAEAMGGGSVDVFVQQMNEEAKRLGMTKTHFKNPTGLAAEGHVSTVGDLAILSAALIHDYPKYYPVFSIKSFKYNNVEQPNRNLLLYRDSNVDGLKTGHTESAGYNLAASSKRNGRRIVSIVVGTDSTEARASESGKLLNWALQAFDTPKLYNGGEIISKVKVYKGSSKSVNVGFLEDVYITIPHDAGQNIKPILETVQPVIAPIRKGQTLGKLKIVKDGKVITEKNVVALHSVEEGSWFRRMWDDIVLWFKGLFGSSSK, encoded by the coding sequence ATGAAAAAAACATTATCCGTATTGATCGCGGCGATGATGATTACCGCCGCGCAAGCCGCGCCGCAAGCGGCTAAAAACAACGCAGCTCCCGCAGTTGCCGCTTCCGAGCCGGCTCCTGCCGCTGCGTCCCAGCCCGAAGCCATGATGCCCAGCATCAACAGTCCCGATGCGCCGCCTGCCATTGCCGCTGCCGCCTACATTGTTACCGATTTGCACAGCCATCAAGTGCTTGCCTCCAACAATATCGACACGCAGATCGAACCGGCTTCGCTGACCAAAATGATGACTGCCTACCTCACGTTCAAGGCTTTGGAAAACGGCACATTGCGCGCCGACCAAATGCTGACCGTGTCCGATGCAGGCTGGAAAATCGAAGGCTCGCGGATGTTCCTCATTCCCAAAGTCCCCGCCAGCGTAAGCGATTTGATTAAAGGCATGATTGTCCAATCCGGCAACGATGCTGCCACCACGCTTGCCGAAGCCATGGGAGGAGGCTCGGTGGACGTGTTCGTCCAACAAATGAACGAAGAAGCCAAGCGTTTGGGCATGACCAAAACCCACTTTAAAAACCCGACCGGATTGGCTGCCGAAGGCCACGTTTCCACCGTCGGCGATTTAGCCATTTTGTCCGCCGCGCTGATACACGATTATCCGAAATACTATCCCGTATTTTCGATTAAATCCTTCAAATACAACAATGTCGAACAGCCAAACCGCAACCTCCTGCTCTACCGCGATTCCAATGTGGACGGTCTGAAGACGGGACACACCGAAAGCGCAGGCTACAACCTTGCCGCGTCCAGCAAACGCAACGGCAGACGCATCGTTTCCATTGTTGTCGGTACCGATTCCACCGAAGCCCGCGCGTCCGAAAGCGGCAAATTGCTCAACTGGGCATTGCAGGCATTCGACACGCCCAAGCTCTACAACGGCGGCGAAATCATTTCCAAGGTCAAAGTTTATAAAGGCAGCAGCAAATCGGTGAACGTCGGCTTCCTCGAAGACGTGTACATCACGATTCCCCACGATGCCGGACAAAACATCAAACCGATTTTAGAAACCGTCCAGCCCGTTATCGCCCCGATACGCAAAGGTCAAACCTTGGGCAAACTCAAAATCGTCAAAGACGGCAAAGTCATTACCGAGAAAAACGTCGTCGCCCTCCATTCCGTTGAAGAAGGCAGCTGGTTCAGACGGATGTGGGATGATATCGTATTGTGGTTCAAAGGCTTGTTCGGCAGCAGTTCGAAATAA
- the rph gene encoding ribonuclease PH: MSNYTRTSRAADSLRDIKITPHFLPHADGSCLIECGNTKVICTASIDENVPPFLRGKGQGWVTAEYGMLPASTASRMRREAAAGKQSGRTQEIQRLIGRSLRAIVDMEKLGERQILIDCDVIQADGGTRTASITGAFVALQIAVNKLLSDDLISENPIREAVAAVSAGVVNGVPLLDLDYPEDSGCDSDVNIVMTASGKIIEIQGTAEGAPFSLDEFGKLIALAQKGIAELTAHQQAALSS, translated from the coding sequence ATGAGCAATTACACCCGAACCTCGCGCGCTGCCGACAGCCTGCGCGACATCAAAATCACCCCGCACTTCCTGCCGCACGCCGACGGTTCGTGCCTGATCGAATGCGGCAACACCAAAGTTATCTGCACCGCTTCCATCGACGAAAATGTCCCGCCCTTCCTTCGCGGCAAGGGTCAGGGCTGGGTTACTGCCGAATACGGGATGCTGCCCGCTTCCACTGCCTCGCGTATGCGCCGTGAAGCCGCGGCAGGCAAACAGTCGGGCCGCACTCAGGAAATCCAGCGCCTGATCGGGCGCTCGCTGCGTGCCATCGTGGATATGGAAAAACTGGGCGAACGCCAAATCCTGATTGACTGCGACGTAATTCAGGCAGATGGCGGAACGCGCACCGCATCTATTACCGGCGCGTTCGTCGCCCTGCAAATTGCAGTCAACAAGCTGCTTTCAGACGACCTCATCAGCGAAAATCCCATCCGCGAAGCCGTTGCCGCCGTATCCGCAGGTGTGGTGAACGGTGTGCCGCTTTTGGATTTGGATTACCCCGAAGACTCCGGCTGCGACAGCGACGTCAACATCGTTATGACCGCTTCGGGCAAAATCATCGAAATCCAAGGCACGGCGGAAGGCGCGCCGTTCAGCTTGGACGAATTTGGCAAACTGATTGCGCTGGCGCAGAAAGGCATTGCCGAGTTGACGGCACACCAGCAAGCCGCCCTATCCTCTTAA
- the ilvA gene encoding threonine ammonia-lyase, biosynthetic, with protein MNNRPSYSDYLIRILTASVYDVAVETPLEPAIGLSGRLNNNVLLKREDLQPVFSFKIRGAYNKMAKLPKEALACGVIAASAGNHAQGVALSAQRLGCRAVIVMPETTPQIKIDAVKSRGGEVVLKGVSYNDAYDYAMELAEKEKLTYIAPFDDPDVIAGQGTVGMEIVRQRPDDIHAIFVPIGGGGLAAGVAAFVKQVRPSIKVIGVQTHDSCCMKQSVEAGKVVSLKDVGLFSDGTAVKVVGEETFRLCRDLLDDIITVDTDAICGAIKDIFDDTRSITEPAGALALAGLKTYAARNRIQNQTLIAVTSGANMNFHRLRHVSERSELGEGNEGIFAVTIPEERGSFLKFVNLLGSRNITEFNYRYGDDQKAHIFVGLQTAGSQDLAVISRQLTEAGLPNVDLTDDEISKIHIRYMVGGRTTKVAHERLISFEFPERPGALARFLNHMQGGWNITLFHYRNHGADYGRILVGIDVPPGDNQAFENFLESLGYSYQDETQNAAYRLFLA; from the coding sequence ATGAACAACCGCCCATCTTATTCCGATTACCTCATCCGCATCCTGACCGCCTCCGTTTACGACGTTGCCGTCGAAACCCCGCTCGAACCCGCCATCGGGCTGTCGGGTCGTCTGAACAACAACGTCCTGCTCAAACGCGAAGACCTGCAACCCGTGTTTTCCTTCAAAATCCGCGGCGCGTACAACAAAATGGCGAAGCTGCCCAAAGAAGCACTCGCCTGCGGCGTCATTGCTGCCAGCGCGGGCAACCACGCACAAGGCGTCGCACTTTCGGCACAGCGTTTAGGCTGCCGCGCCGTCATCGTTATGCCCGAAACCACGCCCCAAATCAAAATCGACGCCGTCAAAAGCCGCGGCGGCGAAGTCGTCCTCAAAGGCGTTTCCTACAACGATGCCTATGATTACGCGATGGAATTGGCAGAAAAAGAAAAACTGACCTACATCGCCCCATTTGACGACCCCGACGTGATTGCAGGACAAGGCACGGTCGGCATGGAAATCGTGCGCCAACGTCCCGACGACATCCACGCCATCTTCGTCCCCATCGGCGGCGGCGGGCTCGCGGCAGGCGTTGCCGCGTTCGTCAAACAAGTCCGACCGAGCATCAAAGTCATCGGCGTGCAAACACACGACTCCTGCTGCATGAAACAATCCGTCGAAGCCGGAAAAGTCGTCAGCCTCAAAGACGTCGGCCTCTTCTCCGACGGTACCGCCGTCAAAGTCGTCGGAGAAGAAACCTTCCGCCTCTGCCGCGACCTCTTGGACGACATCATCACCGTCGATACCGACGCCATCTGCGGCGCCATCAAAGACATCTTCGACGACACCCGCAGTATCACCGAACCCGCAGGAGCCCTCGCCCTTGCCGGCCTGAAAACCTACGCCGCCCGCAACCGCATCCAAAACCAAACCCTTATCGCCGTAACCAGCGGCGCCAACATGAATTTCCACCGCCTGCGCCACGTTTCCGAACGAAGCGAATTGGGCGAAGGCAATGAAGGCATTTTCGCCGTTACCATCCCCGAAGAACGCGGCAGCTTCCTCAAATTCGTCAACCTGCTCGGCAGCCGCAACATCACCGAGTTCAACTACCGCTACGGCGACGACCAAAAAGCCCACATCTTCGTCGGCCTGCAAACCGCAGGTTCCCAAGACCTCGCCGTCATCAGCCGCCAGCTGACCGAAGCCGGACTGCCCAATGTCGACCTGACCGACGACGAAATCTCCAAAATCCACATCCGCTACATGGTCGGCGGACGCACAACAAAAGTCGCCCACGAACGCTTGATCAGCTTCGAGTTCCCCGAACGCCCCGGCGCACTCGCCCGCTTCCTCAACCATATGCAGGGCGGCTGGAACATTACCCTCTTCCACTACCGCAACCACGGCGCCGACTACGGCCGCATCCTCGTCGGCATCGACGTCCCGCCCGGCGACAATCAAGCCTTCGAAAACTTCCTCGAAAGCCTCGGTTACAGCTATCAGGACGAAACCCAAAACGCCGCATACCGCCTGTTCCTTGCTTGA
- a CDS encoding 16S rRNA pseudouridine(516) synthase codes for MQLIKYLQSQGIGSRKQCQWLIQNDCVEINDTIRNDTKADIDPAEVQTLRIDGEDIVVVPMPYFYILLNKPADYETSHKPQQYPSVFSLFPDHMRNIDMQAVGRLDADTTGVLLITNDGQFNHRVTSPKHKVPKIYRVTLKHPADDSLCETLKNGVLLHDDNETVRAAEAVLENPTTLLMTITEGKYHQVKRMVAAAGNRVEHLHRDEFNGRTVENLASGEWKFITV; via the coding sequence ATGCAACTGATCAAATACCTCCAATCCCAAGGCATAGGCAGCCGCAAACAATGCCAGTGGCTGATTCAAAACGACTGTGTCGAAATCAACGATACGATCCGCAACGACACCAAAGCCGATATCGATCCCGCCGAAGTCCAAACGCTGCGCATAGACGGAGAAGACATCGTCGTCGTACCCATGCCCTATTTTTATATCCTGCTCAACAAGCCTGCCGATTACGAAACCTCGCACAAACCGCAGCAATACCCCAGCGTTTTCAGCCTTTTCCCCGACCATATGCGCAATATCGACATGCAGGCGGTCGGCAGGCTGGATGCAGATACGACGGGCGTTTTGCTGATTACCAACGACGGGCAGTTCAACCACCGCGTTACCTCGCCGAAACACAAAGTGCCCAAAATCTACCGTGTTACCCTGAAGCATCCTGCCGATGACAGCCTGTGTGAAACGCTGAAAAACGGCGTCCTGCTGCACGACGACAACGAAACCGTCCGCGCTGCCGAAGCCGTTTTGGAAAATCCGACCACCCTGCTGATGACCATTACCGAAGGCAAATATCATCAAGTCAAACGCATGGTCGCCGCCGCCGGCAACCGCGTCGAACACCTCCATCGGGACGAATTTAACGGACGAACGGTAGAAAATTTAGCCTCAGGGGAGTGGAAATTCATCACAGTTTGA